The Caballeronia sp. Lep1P3 genome window below encodes:
- the xdhB gene encoding xanthine dehydrogenase molybdopterin binding subunit: MNKASEPIPLDSAASPADAAGAALPHESAALHVSGEAIYTDDIAELRGTLHAALGLSRYAHARIVSMNLDAVRAAPGVIAVLSAADIPGENNCGPVLHDDPILAADEVQYLGQPVFAVIAETHDLARRAAALAKSDDVLRYEPLEAVLTPREAKARKQFVLPPLHLRRGDPDARIANAAHRIAGEFEVGGQEQFYLEGQVAYAVPKESDGMLVYSSTQHPSEMQQVVAHMLDWPTHAVVCECRRMGGGFGGKESQSALFACVASLAAHGLKRPVKLRADRDDDFMITGKRHDAVYEYEAGFDDDGRIVGARVDIALRAGYSADLSGAVATRAVCHFDNAYFLSDVDIRAFCCKTNTQSNTAFRGFGGPQGAFVMEVMLDEIAHRLKRDPLDVRRANFYGIEERNVTPYGQPVADNVIAPLADELIASSDYRARREAIAAFNATSSVLKRGIAFTPVKFGISFNVPFLNQAGALVHVYKDGSVLVNHGGTEMGQGLNTKVAQVVASVFGIGLARVRVTATDTSKVANTSATAASTGSDLNGKAAEAAALAIRSRLAELAAKQFGGAAADVRFHGGVVEANGGQMPFDQLIAAAYLARVQLWSDGFYATPKVHWDAKMLTGHPFYYFAYGAAVSEVVIDTLTGEWKLLRADLLHDAGRSINPAIDIGQVEGGFIQGMGWLTTEELWWNRDGRLMTHAPSTYKIPAVSDTPAAFNVALFRSAGNDNAEPTIFRSKAVGEPPLLLAFSVLLAIRAAIAACAPSANDAPKLRAPATPEAILDALDALNALNVPAFEAQPAAPVN; encoded by the coding sequence ATGAACAAGGCCAGCGAACCGATTCCGCTCGATTCCGCCGCAAGTCCCGCCGATGCGGCGGGCGCCGCGTTGCCGCACGAATCGGCGGCGCTGCATGTCAGCGGCGAAGCCATTTACACCGACGACATCGCCGAGCTGCGCGGCACGCTCCACGCGGCGCTCGGGCTGTCGCGATATGCGCACGCGCGCATCGTGTCGATGAACCTCGATGCCGTGCGCGCCGCGCCCGGCGTGATTGCCGTGCTCAGCGCCGCCGACATTCCCGGCGAGAACAATTGCGGGCCGGTTCTGCACGACGACCCGATCCTCGCCGCCGACGAAGTGCAGTATCTCGGCCAGCCGGTGTTCGCCGTTATCGCCGAGACGCACGATCTCGCGCGCCGCGCCGCCGCGCTCGCCAAAAGCGACGACGTCCTGCGCTACGAGCCGCTCGAAGCCGTGCTCACGCCGCGCGAAGCGAAGGCGCGCAAGCAGTTCGTGCTGCCGCCGCTGCATCTGCGGCGCGGCGATCCGGACGCGCGCATCGCGAATGCGGCGCATCGCATCGCCGGGGAATTCGAAGTCGGCGGACAGGAGCAGTTCTATCTCGAAGGACAAGTGGCGTATGCCGTGCCGAAGGAGTCGGACGGCATGCTCGTCTATAGCTCGACGCAGCATCCGAGCGAGATGCAGCAGGTCGTCGCGCACATGCTCGACTGGCCGACGCACGCGGTCGTGTGCGAATGCCGGCGCATGGGCGGCGGCTTCGGCGGCAAGGAATCGCAATCGGCGCTCTTCGCGTGCGTGGCGTCGCTGGCGGCACATGGGCTGAAGCGTCCCGTCAAGCTGCGCGCCGACCGCGACGACGACTTCATGATTACCGGCAAGCGCCATGACGCGGTCTACGAATACGAAGCCGGCTTCGACGACGACGGACGCATCGTCGGCGCGCGCGTGGACATCGCGTTGCGGGCGGGCTACTCGGCGGACTTGTCGGGCGCGGTCGCGACGCGCGCGGTCTGTCACTTCGACAACGCGTATTTTCTGAGCGACGTCGATATCCGCGCGTTCTGCTGCAAGACGAACACGCAGTCGAACACCGCGTTTCGCGGCTTCGGCGGCCCGCAAGGTGCGTTCGTGATGGAAGTGATGCTCGACGAAATCGCGCATCGCCTGAAGCGCGATCCGCTCGACGTGCGGCGCGCGAACTTCTACGGCATCGAGGAGCGCAACGTGACGCCGTATGGTCAGCCCGTCGCGGACAACGTGATCGCGCCGCTCGCCGACGAACTGATCGCATCGAGCGATTACCGCGCGCGCCGCGAAGCGATCGCCGCGTTCAACGCGACAAGCAGCGTGCTCAAGCGCGGCATCGCGTTCACGCCGGTCAAGTTCGGCATCTCGTTCAACGTGCCGTTTCTGAATCAGGCGGGCGCGCTCGTGCACGTCTACAAGGACGGCTCCGTGCTCGTGAATCACGGCGGCACCGAAATGGGCCAGGGCCTCAACACGAAGGTCGCGCAAGTGGTGGCGAGCGTGTTCGGCATCGGCCTGGCGCGCGTGCGCGTCACGGCGACGGATACGTCGAAGGTCGCGAATACATCGGCGACGGCGGCATCGACCGGAAGCGATCTCAACGGCAAGGCGGCCGAAGCGGCGGCGCTCGCCATCCGTTCGCGCTTGGCCGAACTCGCCGCGAAGCAGTTCGGCGGCGCGGCGGCGGACGTGCGCTTTCATGGCGGCGTGGTGGAGGCGAACGGCGGCCAGATGCCGTTCGATCAGCTGATCGCGGCGGCGTATCTCGCGCGCGTGCAGTTGTGGTCCGACGGCTTCTACGCCACGCCGAAAGTGCATTGGGACGCGAAGATGCTCACGGGCCATCCGTTCTACTACTTCGCGTATGGCGCGGCGGTGTCGGAAGTCGTGATCGATACGCTCACCGGCGAATGGAAACTGCTGCGCGCCGATCTGCTGCACGACGCGGGACGTTCGATCAATCCGGCCATCGACATCGGGCAAGTGGAAGGCGGCTTCATTCAGGGCATGGGCTGGCTCACGACCGAAGAACTCTGGTGGAACCGCGACGGGCGCCTGATGACGCACGCGCCGTCCACGTACAAGATTCCCGCCGTCAGCGACACGCCCGCCGCGTTCAACGTCGCGCTCTTCCGAAGCGCCGGCAACGACAACGCCGAGCCGACGATATTCCGCTCGAAAGCCGTTGGCGAGCCGCCGCTTTTGCTGGCGTTTTCGGTGCTGCTCGCGATCCGCGCGGCGATCGCCGCCTGCGCGCCCTCGGCGAACGACGCGCCGAAGCTGCGCGCGCCCGCGACGCCCGAAGCGATTCTCGACGCGCTCGACGCGCTGAATGCGCTGAATGTGCCCGCGTTCGAGGCGCAACCCGCCGCCCCGGTAAACTAG
- the xdhC gene encoding xanthine dehydrogenase accessory protein XdhC codes for MQVWLNDLQHLLAHGDAAVLVTVARVEGSAPREPGTKMIVTREDARYTIGGGHLEWKAIETARQVLKDGMHMQRMRRLARFALGPSLGQCCGGAVVLAFERLDVSDLNWVTSLAKRTARGLSTVRSVSFAPMPDAVMLSDPEPGAQAPDCLLWDGAGFDESGALLTEIIAPRDFHVVLFGAGHVGAALVRVLATLPCQVRWVDERDAAFPAAQFVPDNVTIEPNDAPDEAVDDAPPNTYFVVMTHNHAVDLALAERILARGDFAFFGMIGSHTKRRQFEHRLAARGIDPARMERMVCPIGIDGIVDKAPEVIAVAAAAQLLQAVEAHAHARASSQQTA; via the coding sequence ATGCAAGTTTGGCTGAACGACCTGCAACACCTGCTCGCGCACGGCGACGCCGCCGTGCTCGTGACGGTCGCGCGTGTCGAAGGCTCCGCGCCGCGCGAGCCGGGCACGAAGATGATCGTCACGCGCGAGGACGCCCGCTACACCATCGGCGGCGGCCATCTCGAATGGAAGGCGATCGAAACCGCCCGGCAAGTGCTGAAGGACGGCATGCACATGCAGCGCATGCGCAGGCTCGCGCGCTTCGCGCTCGGGCCGAGCCTCGGCCAGTGCTGCGGCGGCGCGGTCGTGCTGGCGTTCGAGCGGCTCGACGTATCGGATCTCAACTGGGTGACGTCGCTCGCGAAGCGCACCGCGCGCGGTCTTTCGACCGTGCGCAGCGTCTCGTTCGCGCCGATGCCCGACGCCGTCATGCTCTCCGATCCGGAACCGGGCGCGCAAGCGCCCGACTGCCTGCTTTGGGACGGCGCGGGCTTCGACGAAAGCGGCGCGCTGCTCACCGAAATCATCGCGCCGCGCGACTTCCACGTCGTGCTGTTCGGCGCGGGTCACGTCGGCGCGGCGCTCGTTCGCGTGCTCGCGACGCTGCCCTGCCAAGTGCGATGGGTCGACGAGCGCGACGCCGCGTTTCCGGCCGCGCAGTTCGTGCCGGACAACGTGACGATCGAGCCGAACGACGCGCCCGACGAAGCCGTCGACGACGCGCCGCCCAACACGTACTTCGTCGTGATGACGCACAACCATGCGGTCGATCTCGCGCTGGCCGAGCGCATTCTCGCGCGCGGCGACTTCGCGTTCTTCGGCATGATCGGCTCGCACACGAAGCGCCGGCAGTTCGAGCATCGGCTGGCGGCGCGCGGCATCGACCCCGCGCGCATGGAACGGATGGTGTGTCCGATCGGCATCGACGGCATCGTGGACAAGGCGCCGGAAGTGATCGCCGTCGCAGCGGCAGCCCAGTTGCTGCAGGCGGTGGAAGCCCACGCTCACGCGCGCGCGTCGTCGCAACAGACCGCTTGA
- a CDS encoding adenosine deaminase has translation MNPTLADKIARAPKAELHIHIEGSLEPELIFALAERNGVKLAYDSIDALRAAYAFADLQSFLDIYYAGASVLLHEADFYDMTMAYVERALADHVTHAEIFFDPQTHSERGVAIETVVAGIERALAEGETRGLTSKLILCFLRHLSEEDALATYESALPLFDAYPHRLIGVGLDSSERGHPPSKFERVFAKARERGLKLVAHAGEEGPPSYVYEALDLLKVDRVDHGVRSIEDAALVARLADARIALTVCPLSNIKLCVFDDMTKHTLKDLLDQGVAVMINSDDPAYFGGYVNANYFAIVDALKLSDREVYTLLRNSLEASFVTDDERAAMIARLDAHWKQ, from the coding sequence ATGAATCCCACACTCGCCGACAAGATCGCGCGCGCGCCGAAGGCGGAACTGCACATTCACATCGAAGGATCGCTCGAACCGGAACTGATTTTCGCGCTCGCCGAGCGCAACGGCGTGAAGCTCGCCTACGATTCCATCGACGCGTTGCGCGCCGCGTATGCGTTCGCCGATCTGCAGTCGTTTCTCGACATCTACTACGCGGGCGCGAGCGTCCTGCTGCACGAAGCCGATTTCTACGACATGACGATGGCCTACGTCGAGCGCGCGCTCGCCGACCACGTCACGCACGCGGAAATCTTCTTCGATCCGCAGACGCATAGCGAGCGCGGCGTCGCGATCGAAACGGTCGTCGCGGGCATCGAGCGCGCGCTCGCCGAGGGCGAAACGCGCGGCCTCACGTCGAAGCTCATTCTGTGTTTCCTGCGCCATCTTTCCGAGGAAGACGCGCTCGCGACGTATGAATCCGCGCTGCCGCTTTTCGACGCGTACCCGCATCGGCTGATCGGCGTCGGGCTGGATTCGTCGGAGCGCGGGCATCCGCCGTCGAAGTTCGAGCGCGTGTTCGCGAAGGCGCGCGAACGCGGCCTGAAGCTCGTCGCGCATGCGGGCGAGGAAGGGCCGCCCTCGTATGTGTACGAGGCGCTCGATCTCCTGAAGGTGGATCGCGTCGATCACGGCGTGCGCAGCATCGAGGACGCGGCGCTCGTCGCGCGTCTCGCGGATGCGCGCATCGCACTGACCGTCTGCCCGCTGTCGAACATCAAGCTCTGCGTGTTCGACGACATGACGAAGCACACGCTGAAGGACCTGCTGGATCAGGGCGTCGCCGTGATGATCAACTCCGACGATCCCGCGTACTTCGGCGGCTACGTCAACGCGAACTACTTTGCGATCGTCGATGCGCTGAAGCTGTCGGACCGCGAGGTCTACACGCTCCTGCGCAACAGCCTGGAAGCGTCGTTCGTGACCGACGACGAGCGCGCCGCGATGATCGCGCGCCTCGATGCGCACTGGAAGCAATAA
- a CDS encoding NCS2 family permease has translation METTATTQRDTTALERFFGIRAAGSHTKTEIVAGITTFLTAMYIIVVNPGILSQAGVPFPAALTATVIVSFLGSCAMGLYARNPVLVAPGMGMNALFAFVMVHGGKMPWQTALGCVFWAGVIFAVLAVFNARKLVVDAIPANLRHAVSCGIGLFISLIGLVNAKFVVGDPVTIVHSASLNPVVITFLIGLAVTTILVARKVTGALMLGIVFTTIIAIPIGRVWGDGTAYWPAAIATKTLVNWNGLFSAPDFSGIWQLDLTGALKVVYWPFIFVMLFTSFFDALSTFMAISEAGKLFDANGNPRNIRQSMMVDAFSALVSAPLGTSPANAYIESAAGISAGGRTGLVAVVAGLCFLPFLFLSPLLSLVPAIATAPALVLVGVFMMEAITQIEWHRFDEAIPAFLAMILIPLTYSITDGVAYGFLAFVVLKAATGRAKEIKPAMWIIAAFSLVLLSQL, from the coding sequence ATGGAAACCACTGCAACAACCCAACGCGACACCACCGCACTCGAACGATTCTTCGGCATTCGCGCCGCCGGCTCGCACACGAAGACCGAAATCGTCGCGGGCATCACGACGTTTCTCACGGCGATGTACATCATCGTCGTCAATCCGGGCATTCTTTCGCAGGCCGGCGTGCCGTTTCCCGCCGCGCTGACGGCAACGGTCATCGTCAGCTTTCTCGGCAGTTGCGCGATGGGCCTCTACGCGCGCAATCCGGTGCTCGTCGCGCCGGGCATGGGCATGAACGCGCTCTTCGCGTTCGTGATGGTTCACGGCGGCAAGATGCCGTGGCAAACGGCGCTCGGCTGCGTGTTCTGGGCCGGCGTCATCTTCGCGGTGCTCGCGGTGTTCAACGCGCGCAAGCTCGTCGTCGATGCGATTCCCGCCAACCTGCGGCACGCGGTGTCGTGCGGCATCGGGCTTTTCATCAGCCTGATCGGGCTCGTGAATGCGAAGTTCGTGGTCGGCGATCCGGTGACCATCGTGCATTCGGCGTCGCTCAATCCGGTCGTCATCACGTTCCTCATCGGGCTTGCGGTCACGACGATTCTCGTCGCGCGCAAAGTCACCGGCGCGCTGATGCTCGGCATCGTGTTCACGACGATCATCGCCATTCCGATCGGCCGCGTCTGGGGCGACGGCACCGCGTACTGGCCCGCCGCCATCGCCACGAAAACGCTCGTCAACTGGAACGGCCTCTTCTCCGCGCCTGACTTTTCCGGCATCTGGCAACTGGACCTGACCGGCGCGCTGAAAGTGGTCTACTGGCCGTTCATCTTCGTGATGCTGTTCACGTCGTTCTTCGACGCGCTCTCCACCTTCATGGCGATTTCCGAAGCCGGCAAGCTCTTCGACGCGAACGGCAATCCGCGCAACATCCGCCAGTCGATGATGGTCGATGCGTTCTCCGCGCTCGTCTCGGCGCCGCTCGGCACGAGTCCGGCGAACGCGTATATCGAATCGGCGGCGGGCATTTCGGCGGGCGGGCGCACGGGTCTCGTCGCGGTCGTCGCGGGCCTGTGCTTCCTGCCGTTCCTGTTCCTCTCGCCGCTGCTTTCGCTCGTGCCCGCCATCGCGACGGCGCCCGCGCTCGTGCTCGTCGGCGTGTTCATGATGGAAGCGATCACGCAGATCGAATGGCATCGCTTCGATGAAGCCATTCCCGCCTTCCTCGCGATGATCCTGATTCCGCTGACGTACTCGATCACGGATGGCGTCGCCTACGGCTTTCTCGCGTTCGTCGTGCTGAAGGCGGCGACCGGGCGCGCGAAGGAGATCAAGCCGGCGATGTGGATCATCGCGGCCTTTTCGCTGGTCCTGCTTTCGCAGCTTTAA
- the guaD gene encoding guanine deaminase — MTQTAYRAQLLTFREDPAHAADGALYEADGLLIVEDGKVVAAGAYASLRETLAADAIVHTMRDKLIVPGFIDSHIHFPQTDMIASPAPGLLPWLETYTFPTERGFENPAIARETASFFLDELLACGTTTALVYCTVHKQSADAFFAESDARNLRMVAGKVLMDRNCPEFLRDTAQSGYDDSAELIARWHGRGRQHYALTPRFAPTSTEAQLEACGALAQKHHDVFIQSHVAENTDEIKWVESLFPGRRSYLDVYDHYGLLRRRAVYGHCIYLDDADRRRMAETGAVASHCPTSNLFLGSGLFDFEKAGASNMPVALATDVGGGTSFSMLQTMNEAHKVARLTGHHLSAARMFWLATTGAAQVLGLDDRIGTLAPGSEADFVVLDPAATPLLARRTARAESLEELLFAFALLGDDRAVFETYAAGRRVHERERRRTAKLELAA, encoded by the coding sequence ATGACTCAGACCGCCTACCGCGCCCAGTTGCTCACCTTCCGCGAAGACCCCGCGCATGCCGCCGATGGCGCGCTCTACGAGGCCGACGGCCTGCTGATCGTCGAGGACGGCAAAGTGGTCGCGGCGGGCGCGTATGCGTCGTTGCGCGAGACGCTCGCCGCGGACGCGATCGTCCACACGATGCGCGACAAGCTCATCGTGCCGGGCTTCATCGATTCGCATATCCACTTTCCGCAGACGGACATGATCGCGTCGCCCGCGCCCGGTCTCTTGCCGTGGCTCGAGACGTACACGTTTCCGACCGAGCGCGGCTTCGAAAACCCGGCCATCGCGCGCGAGACGGCGAGCTTCTTCCTCGACGAACTGCTCGCGTGCGGCACGACGACCGCGCTCGTCTACTGCACGGTGCACAAGCAATCCGCCGACGCGTTCTTCGCGGAAAGCGACGCGCGCAATCTGCGCATGGTCGCGGGCAAGGTGCTGATGGACCGCAACTGCCCCGAGTTCCTGCGCGACACGGCGCAATCCGGCTACGACGACAGCGCCGAACTCATCGCTCGCTGGCACGGGCGCGGGCGTCAGCATTACGCGCTGACACCGCGTTTCGCGCCGACATCGACGGAAGCGCAACTGGAAGCGTGCGGCGCGCTGGCGCAAAAGCACCACGACGTGTTCATCCAGAGCCACGTCGCGGAGAACACCGACGAGATCAAGTGGGTCGAAAGCCTCTTTCCGGGGCGCCGCAGCTATCTCGATGTCTACGATCATTACGGCCTTCTGCGGCGTCGCGCGGTGTACGGTCACTGCATCTATCTCGACGATGCCGACCGTCGCCGCATGGCGGAAACGGGCGCGGTGGCGTCGCACTGCCCGACATCGAATCTCTTTCTCGGCAGCGGCCTCTTCGACTTCGAAAAAGCCGGCGCGTCGAACATGCCGGTCGCGCTCGCGACGGACGTCGGCGGCGGCACGTCCTTTTCGATGCTGCAGACGATGAACGAAGCGCACAAGGTCGCGCGCCTGACGGGGCATCACTTGAGCGCCGCGCGCATGTTCTGGCTGGCGACGACGGGCGCGGCGCAAGTGCTCGGACTCGACGACAGGATCGGCACGCTCGCGCCCGGCAGCGAAGCGGATTTCGTCGTGCTCGATCCGGCCGCGACGCCGCTGCTCGCGAGGCGCACGGCGCGGGCGGAATCGCTCGAGGAACTGTTGTTCGCGTTCGCGCTGCTCGGCGATGACCGCGCGGTGTTCGAGACGTATGCGGCTGGCCGGCGCGTGCATGAGCGGGAGCGGCGCAGGACGGCGAAGCTGGAACTGGCGGCCTGA
- a CDS encoding 2-aminoethylphosphonate aminotransferase: MLLLNPGPVTLTERVRNSLLRPDLCHREPEFFDLQDEARARLVAAYELDSAKWTAVLMTGSGTAAVESMVAGIVPEGGRLLVVENGVYGDRIAQIAKQYGIEHEVAKYDWMQAPDIDAILALIDRKAFTHVAMIHHETTTGRLNPLDALSRACAERGVGLLVDAVSSFGAEALDFDGGGIVAAAATANKCLHGVPGAAFVIARRDALQKAASRTYYLGIARLAKLQDERNTPFTPSVHAYYALVEALREFEDEGGWRARHRRYAALAEQVRAGFAALGIESALPAEESSVVLRAYRLPAGVGYETLHDALKQKGFVIYAGQGGLSKTLFRISTMGALDASDMDRLVASVAQLLA; this comes from the coding sequence ATGCTGCTGCTCAATCCCGGTCCCGTCACGCTCACCGAACGCGTGCGCAACAGCCTTCTGCGGCCTGATCTCTGCCACCGCGAACCCGAGTTCTTCGACCTTCAGGACGAAGCGAGAGCGCGCCTCGTCGCGGCCTACGAACTCGATTCCGCGAAGTGGACCGCGGTGCTGATGACGGGCTCGGGCACCGCCGCCGTCGAAAGCATGGTCGCGGGCATCGTGCCGGAAGGCGGGCGGCTGCTCGTCGTGGAAAACGGCGTGTATGGCGACCGCATCGCGCAGATCGCGAAGCAGTACGGCATCGAGCATGAAGTCGCGAAATACGACTGGATGCAGGCGCCGGACATCGATGCGATCCTCGCGTTGATCGACCGGAAGGCGTTCACGCACGTCGCGATGATTCATCACGAAACCACGACCGGCCGCCTGAATCCGCTCGATGCGCTCTCGCGCGCGTGCGCGGAACGCGGCGTGGGCTTGCTCGTCGATGCCGTCAGCAGCTTCGGCGCGGAAGCGCTCGATTTCGATGGCGGCGGCATCGTCGCGGCGGCGGCGACGGCGAACAAGTGTCTGCACGGCGTGCCGGGCGCGGCCTTCGTGATCGCGCGGCGCGACGCGTTGCAGAAGGCCGCGAGCCGCACGTATTACCTCGGCATCGCGCGGCTCGCGAAGCTGCAGGACGAGCGCAACACGCCGTTCACGCCGTCGGTTCACGCGTACTACGCGCTGGTCGAGGCGCTGCGCGAATTCGAGGACGAAGGCGGCTGGCGCGCGCGGCATCGGCGCTATGCGGCGCTCGCGGAGCAGGTTCGCGCGGGATTCGCCGCGCTCGGCATCGAGAGCGCGTTGCCGGCGGAAGAATCGTCGGTCGTGCTGCGCGCATACCGGCTGCCCGCGGGCGTCGGCTACGAGACGCTGCACGACGCGCTGAAACAGAAGGGCTTCGTGATCTATGCAGGTCAGGGCGGCTTGTCGAAGACGCTGTTCCGCATTTCGACGATGGGCGCGCTCGACGCAAGCGACATGGATCGCCTCGTCGCGTCGGTGGCGCAATTGCTGGCCTAG
- the aepY gene encoding phosphonopyruvate decarboxylase → MIEAAEFVEAARSRGFDWYAGVPCSFLTPFINYVLQDESLHYVSAANEGDAVALIAGVALGGSGKRRGIAMMQNSGLGNAVSPLTSLTWTFRLPQLLIVTWRGQPGVADEPQHALMGPITPKMLDTMDVPWELFPTESAAIGRALDRATHYMDSTGRPYALVMQKGSVAPYALKKTGLSGVRSSNEAARVARFAGERVTRHDALERVIARTPKDLTVVLASTGFCGRELYAIDDRENQLYLVGSMGCVTPMALGLALSRPDLTVVALDGDGAALMRMGVFSTLGAYGPSNLVHLLLDNGAHESTGGQATVSRGVDFASVASACGYALALDGDDIGVIDRLFEARGVEGARFARLSIRTGTPADLPRPKITPEDVRARLQRHIGER, encoded by the coding sequence GTGATTGAAGCCGCCGAATTCGTCGAAGCGGCGCGCTCGCGCGGTTTCGACTGGTATGCGGGCGTGCCGTGCTCGTTTCTCACGCCGTTCATCAACTACGTGCTGCAGGACGAATCGCTGCATTACGTGTCGGCGGCCAATGAAGGCGATGCCGTCGCGCTCATTGCAGGCGTCGCATTGGGAGGCAGTGGCAAGCGCCGCGGCATCGCGATGATGCAGAACTCCGGCCTCGGCAATGCGGTGAGCCCGCTCACGTCGCTGACCTGGACGTTTCGCCTGCCGCAGCTTCTGATCGTGACGTGGCGCGGTCAGCCGGGCGTCGCCGATGAACCGCAGCACGCGCTGATGGGCCCGATCACGCCGAAGATGCTCGACACGATGGACGTTCCGTGGGAGCTGTTTCCGACGGAGAGCGCGGCCATCGGTCGGGCGCTCGATCGCGCGACGCACTACATGGACAGCACCGGCCGCCCGTATGCGCTCGTCATGCAAAAGGGCAGCGTCGCGCCCTACGCGCTGAAGAAGACCGGGCTTTCGGGCGTGCGTTCGTCGAACGAAGCGGCGCGAGTCGCGCGATTCGCGGGCGAGCGCGTGACGCGGCACGATGCGCTCGAACGCGTGATCGCCCGGACGCCGAAGGATTTGACGGTCGTGCTCGCATCGACGGGCTTCTGCGGACGCGAACTCTACGCCATCGACGATCGCGAGAATCAGCTTTATCTCGTCGGCTCGATGGGCTGCGTCACGCCGATGGCGCTCGGCCTCGCGCTCTCGCGGCCTGATCTGACCGTCGTCGCGCTCGATGGCGACGGCGCCGCATTGATGCGCATGGGCGTGTTCTCGACGCTCGGCGCTTATGGCCCGTCGAACCTCGTTCATCTGCTGCTCGACAACGGCGCGCACGAATCGACCGGCGGACAGGCGACCGTCTCGCGCGGCGTCGATTTCGCGTCCGTGGCGTCGGCGTGCGGGTACGCGCTCGCGCTCGATGGCGACGACATCGGCGTGATCGATCGTCTCTTCGAAGCGCGCGGCGTGGAAGGCGCGCGTTTCGCGCGTCTGTCGATCAGGACCGGCACGCCCGCCGACCTGCCGCGCCCGAAAATCACGCCGGAAGACGTGCGCGCGCGCCTGCAACGACACATCGGAGAACGCTGA